From the Chryseobacterium sp. G0201 genome, the window TTACTGTTCTTAAATCCAACATACCGCAAAAATAAGATTTTACTTTGTGTTTAGTCCAATTTTTAATATTTTTAAGTGAAAATTGGTTGGTTAATCGCAAAGGCGCAAATAATTTTTCAACGGAACATTTTAAGACGCAAATATTTTATCTGCGATAAAATTGATTGAGTTTAAACATTAAAATAAAATGAATAAAGGAAAATCTCCGATTTTCTTGCGCCTTAAAAACATAATTAAAATAAAAACTTAGCGCCTTTGCGATTAACCAACAAATAAATAGAACAAAATCGAAACATGAAAATTACAAAACAACAAAATATAATCATCCCAAACTCTGAAACCAGAGAATTTCTTGCAGATGCCTATTACCCTGAAACAGATAAAAAGTTACCGTTAGTAATCTTCGTTCACGGATATAAAGGCTACAAAGATTGGGGCGCCTGGGATTTGATGGCAGAAAAGTTTGCCGAAGCAGGTTTTTTCTTTGTGAAATTCAATTTTTCTCACAACGGAACAACAGTTGAAGATCCACATAATTTTGCTGACTTGGAAGCTTTCGGGAATAATAATTATTCTAAAGAACTTTCAGATTTAGGCGCTGTGATTGATTATTTTGTTAAAGATTCTAAAGTAGATGACCAAAAAATAGTATTGATCGGGCACAGCAGAGGAGGGGGAATTTCTATTATTAAAACTTTTGAAGATGAAAGAATTAATGGTTTGATCACTTTGGCAAGTGTCGACACGTTAGATCGGTTCCCGAAAAATGAAGCTTTAGAAAACTGGAAGAAAGAAGGAGTTTATTATGTTGTAAACGGTCGGACAAAACAGGAAATGCCTCATTATTATCAGTTTTATGAAGACTTTGAAAAAGATGAATATCGTTTTGATGTGGAAAGAGCAACGGAAATGGCGAAAGCTCATGTCTTGGTTATTCACGGAACAAATGATGAAAGTGTAAATGTAAAAAATGCCGAACATCTTCATATTTTAAACCCAAATTCTGAATTGTTTTTAATTGAAAATGCCAATCATACTTTTGGGTCAAAAGAGCCTTGGGAAGAAGATAATTTACCAAAAGAACTGAATACAGTCGTCGAAAAATGTATTGAATTTATTAAAGACAGGATGTGATATTGTTCGTAATTTATTGATATTCAATTAAAATAAATTATTTTCTATTTTGCATATTGTTTAATTTTCATATATTAGTGATATATTAATAACTAAACTAATTACTATGAAAAATTCAAATTTAAACAACGGTAAAAAATTAAGTAGAGAGGCTCAAAAGCAAATTGAAGGAGGAGATAAAGTTCTAGTATGCGCAAGCGGCTGTTATAAAAATTATTTAAGCGATGGATCAGGTAGATGTATTGTACCACCATGTGC encodes:
- a CDS encoding alpha/beta hydrolase family protein, which produces MKITKQQNIIIPNSETREFLADAYYPETDKKLPLVIFVHGYKGYKDWGAWDLMAEKFAEAGFFFVKFNFSHNGTTVEDPHNFADLEAFGNNNYSKELSDLGAVIDYFVKDSKVDDQKIVLIGHSRGGGISIIKTFEDERINGLITLASVDTLDRFPKNEALENWKKEGVYYVVNGRTKQEMPHYYQFYEDFEKDEYRFDVERATEMAKAHVLVIHGTNDESVNVKNAEHLHILNPNSELFLIENANHTFGSKEPWEEDNLPKELNTVVEKCIEFIKDRM